GGATGCCCGCCTGGATCGCCGCCCCGAGGGCGACGACCTCGTCCGGGTTCACGTCCTTGTTGGCCTCGCGTCCGAAGATCTGCTGGACCATCCGCTGCACCAGCGGGGTGCGGGTCTGCCCTCCGACGAGCAGCACGTCGTCGATGTCGGAGGGGCTCAGCCCCGCCATTTCGAGCGCCTCCTCGCACGGCCGGCGGGTCTTCTCCACCAGGTCGGCGACCAGCTCCTCGAACTTCTCCCGGGTGAGGGTCGTGTTCAGGTGCGTGGGGCCCTTCGGGGTGGTGGCGAGGAAGGGGAGCTGGATATCGGCCTGCGTTTCGCGCGACAACTCGCACTTCGCCTTCTCGGCCGCCTCCTTCAGCCGCTGCAGAGCCAGCCGGTCGGCGAGCGGATCCACCCCCGTCTGCTCCTTGAATCCGGCGGCCAGCCATTCGATGATCCGCTGGTCGAAGTCCTCGCCGCCGAGGAAGGTGTCGCCCGCGGTCGCGAGCACCTCGAACACGCCCTGAGCCAGCCTGAGGATCGAGATGTCGAAGGTCCCGCCGCCCAGGTCGTACACGGCGATGACCTTCTCGGTCTCCTCCTCGCCGAGCAGGCCGTAGGCCAGGCTCGCGGCGGTCGGCTCGTTGAGGATCCGCAGCACGTTCAGCCCGGCGATCCGCCCGGCGTCCCGGGTGGCCTGCCGCTGGGTGTCGTCGAAGTAGGCCGGCACGGTGATGACCGCGTCCTGCACCTTCTCCCCGAGGTACTGCTCAGCGTTCTCTTTCAGGTGGGCCAGGACCGCCGCCGAGATCTCCTGCGGGCTGATGACGCGGTCGCCGACCCGCACGTGGGCGTCGCCGTTCGGCGCCGCGACGATCGCGTACGGAACGTGCCTGGCGACACCCTCCACGTGCTTGTCGTCGCGCTTCCGGCCGATCAGCCGCTTGATGCCGTAGAAGGTCCCCTCGGGGTTGGTGGCCGCCTGCCGCTTCGCGAGCGGGCCGACCAGCCGCTCCCCGCGGCGCGAAAAGGCGACGATCGAGGGGACGGTGTGGCTCCCCTCCTTCGTCGGGATGACGACGGGCTTGTCACCTTCCATCACGGCGACGACCGAGTTGGTCGTGCCGAGGTCGATCCCCACGATGCGGCTCATGATCTCGCCTCCCCGTCATCGTCGCTCCCGCCGGCGTCCCCGTCCCCCGGGGCCCGCCCGGGGGCGGACGGTCCGATGCGGCCGGTGAACGGTGCATCCCCGGTCGGGGCTCCCGGTGCCGCCGACACACGGACGAGCGCCGGCCGGACGAGGGCCCCGGCCAGCGCGTAACCGACGCGCAGCACGTCGAGCACCGTGTTGGGTGGCACCCGGTCGGTCGGCGTCACCTGGGCGGCCTCGTGGACCGCCGGATCGAACGGCACGCCCGTGCCCTCGATCCGCTCCAGGTCGTGCTCGCGGAAGACGTCCCAGATCTGGCGCAGCGCGACCCGCACCGCGTGCTCGAGCGCCTGGCGGTCCGGCTCCTGCCGGACGCAGGCCTCGAGCGCGTCGAGCGCCGGCAGCAATTTCTGGAGGACGAGCCGGATCCCCGCCGCCCGGCCCTCCTCACGCGCCCGGGACAGCCGCACCACGACCTCGCTCAGGCGTCCCGGCTCCTGGGCTCCGGAGCCCTCGCTCCGCGGGCGCCGAGGCTCGTCGTCGTCCCGCTCGTAGCCGACGATTTCGAGGATTTCGATTCCGGTCTCGTCGTCCGAGGGTCCTCGGGTCACTCCTCCTCCTGATCTTCGCGGCTCTCCTCACCGCTCAAGGCCCGGCTCATGGTTCGCGCGAAGTGGTCGACCAGCGCCACCGCGCGCGCGTACTCCATCCGCCGGGGGCCGAGCACGCCGACGAGGCCCCGCATCGCCCGTCCCGCGCGGTACGGGCTCGCGACGACCGAGATCGGCGCCAATCCGGGATCGTCCGCTTCAGACCCGATGATCACCCTCACCCCTTGACTGCTCAGACACGAGTCGAGCAAGCGGAGCAGGCGCGCCCGCTCCTCGAAGGTCTCCAGCACCTCCCGCAGCCGGTCGATGTCCGAGAACTCCGGCTTGCTCAGCAGGTGGGAGGTTCCTTCCAGGATGAGCTCGTTCCCCTCCCGCATCGCCCGCTCGATCAGCTCCGACAGCGCCATGAAGCTGGGGCGCCCGATCGTCTCGATCCATTCCCGGTCGCGCTCGAGCGCCTGGAGAAGCCGTCTCCTGACCTCCGGCAGCGTCAGGCCGCTGAACTGCTCGCGCAACCAGGCGGACAGGCGGTCGAGCTGCCTCTGGGAAAGATCGACGTCGCTGTCGAGCACCCGGTGCAGAACCACGCCCGGCCGGCTGACGATCACCGCCACGAAGCGGCGCGCCGAGATCCGGACGAACTCCACGTGCTCGACGACGGCCTGCTCGAGGTCCGGCGCCAGCACGACCCCGACCTCCCCGGTCAGCTCGCCGAGGAGCTTCCCCGCCCGGGCCAGTAGCTCCTCGATCTCCCGCGCGGAGAGGAGGAGCCTTTCGATGCGCCTCACTTCCCGGCGCGGCAGGCGCTGCTTGCGGGAGAGGATCTCGTCGACGAAGTACCGGTATCCGCGGTCGGTGGGCACCCGGCCAGCCGAGGTGTGCGGCTGGGCCAGAAGGCCCATCTCCGTCAGGTCGGCCATGAGCGCGCGGATCGTGGCGGGCGACAGGCGCTCGGGGTGGAGCCGCGCCACGGCGCGGGAGCTGACGGGCTCTCCCGTCCGGACGTGCTGCTGGATGATGATCTCCAGCGAGTCCTTCGATCGCTGGTCCAGCTCGATCCGTTCCCGCACGGCGGCCTCTCCGCCCGCCCGCCCGGGGCCGCGCAGATCGCGCCCCCGGCGCAACTGGCGCGCCTGCGGTGAGTTATAGGAGCGCCCCCGGCGCGGGTCAACCCGCCGCCGCCCGGCGGAACCGCTCAGCCGTCGCGGCCCTTCGCCTGCTGGATCAGCCACTCCTTCATGAACGGCGTCAGATCGCCGTCCAGCACGGCGTCCACGTCCCCGGTCTCGTACCGGGTCCGGTGATCCTTCACCATCCGGTAAGGGGCGAGGACGTAGGAGCGGAGCTGGTTGCCGAAGCTGTGCTCGACCTTCTCCCCCGCCTCCTGCTGGCGCTTCTCCTCCCGCTCGCGGACCTCCTTCTCGTAGAGCCGCGCCCGCAGCATCTTCAGCGCCTTCTCCCGGTTCCGGTGCTGGCTCCGCTCGTCCTGGCACGTGACGACGATCCCGGTCGGAAGGTGCGTGATGCGCACGGCGCTGTCCGTGACGTTCACGTGCTGGCCG
The DNA window shown above is from Acidobacteriota bacterium and carries:
- the dnaK gene encoding molecular chaperone DnaK; the encoded protein is MSRIVGIDLGTTNSVVAVMEGDKPVVIPTKEGSHTVPSIVAFSRRGERLVGPLAKRQAATNPEGTFYGIKRLIGRKRDDKHVEGVARHVPYAIVAAPNGDAHVRVGDRVISPQEISAAVLAHLKENAEQYLGEKVQDAVITVPAYFDDTQRQATRDAGRIAGLNVLRILNEPTAASLAYGLLGEEETEKVIAVYDLGGGTFDISILRLAQGVFEVLATAGDTFLGGEDFDQRIIEWLAAGFKEQTGVDPLADRLALQRLKEAAEKAKCELSRETQADIQLPFLATTPKGPTHLNTTLTREKFEELVADLVEKTRRPCEEALEMAGLSPSDIDDVLLVGGQTRTPLVQRMVQQIFGREANKDVNPDEVVALGAAIQAGILCGDVKEIVLLDVTPLSLGVETRDGGFIKMIERGATVPCRRSRVFTTTADNQTKVEIHVLQGEREIAAANKSLARFELVGIPPAPRGTPQIEVTFDIDSNGIVSVSAKDLSSGLEQQVVVTPTSGLTPEEIERAIAEAEMFAEEDRRRLAASRAKARLEGLLETNRRTYKEFEQLLSPEQRQEIKQVFARCKTALASEDATAIQQALDMLGDVARILSDVALYDPTSVKLK
- the grpE gene encoding nucleotide exchange factor GrpE, with translation MTRGPSDDETGIEILEIVGYERDDDEPRRPRSEGSGAQEPGRLSEVVVRLSRAREEGRAAGIRLVLQKLLPALDALEACVRQEPDRQALEHAVRVALRQIWDVFREHDLERIEGTGVPFDPAVHEAAQVTPTDRVPPNTVLDVLRVGYALAGALVRPALVRVSAAPGAPTGDAPFTGRIGPSAPGRAPGDGDAGGSDDDGEARS
- the hrcA gene encoding heat-inducible transcription repressor HrcA, with the translated sequence MADPAGEGPRRLSGSAGRRRVDPRRGRSYNSPQARQLRRGRDLRGPGRAGGEAAVRERIELDQRSKDSLEIIIQQHVRTGEPVSSRAVARLHPERLSPATIRALMADLTEMGLLAQPHTSAGRVPTDRGYRYFVDEILSRKQRLPRREVRRIERLLLSAREIEELLARAGKLLGELTGEVGVVLAPDLEQAVVEHVEFVRISARRFVAVIVSRPGVVLHRVLDSDVDLSQRQLDRLSAWLREQFSGLTLPEVRRRLLQALERDREWIETIGRPSFMALSELIERAMREGNELILEGTSHLLSKPEFSDIDRLREVLETFEERARLLRLLDSCLSSQGVRVIIGSEADDPGLAPISVVASPYRAGRAMRGLVGVLGPRRMEYARAVALVDHFARTMSRALSGEESREDQEEE